In Quercus lobata isolate SW786 chromosome 12, ValleyOak3.0 Primary Assembly, whole genome shotgun sequence, a genomic segment contains:
- the LOC115971580 gene encoding carboxylesterase 1-like — translation MAIDLHVIIVSVEYRLAPEHRLPAAYDDAMEALHWVKTTPDDWLRDYADLSNTFIMGVSSGGNIAYHAGLRASVEIDKLEHLVIRGLILHQPYFGGSQRTQSELRDNHPTLPLSVCDLMWELSLPIADRDHEYCNPKVGDGPQLLEKIKLLGWKVLVVGYDGDILFEHQIESAKLMREKGVSVVSQFGEGGYHGVDFVEPARAKALHVVLKNFILSSLVA, via the coding sequence ATGGCAATTGACCTCCACGTCATCATCGTATCCGTCGAATACCGCCTCGCCCCAGAGCACCGTCTGCCGGCGGCTTATGATGATGCTATGGAAGCGTTACACTGGGTCAAAACAACCCCAGATGATTGGCTAAGAGATTATGCTGATTTATCTAACACGTTTATTATGGGTGTTAGTTCTGGTGGTAACATAGCCTACCATGCAGGGTTACGTGCATCCGTGGAAATTGATAAACTTGAGCATTTGGTGATCAGAGGGTTGATATTGCATCAACCATACTTTGGTGGGTCCCAAAGGACTCAATCAGAATTGAGGGACAATCATCCAACTTTGCCACTAAGTGTTTGTGATCTAATGTGGGAATTGTCATTACCAATTGCTGACCGCGACCATGAGTATTGCAATCCAAAGGTTGGAGATGGGCCTCAGCTTTTGGAAAAGATCAAGCTGCTAGGATGGAAGGTCTTGGTGGTGGGCTATGATGGGGACATACTATTTGAACATCAAATTGAGTCGGCAAAACTGATGAGAGAAAAGGGTGTGTCAGTGGTGAGCCAATTTGGTGAGGGGGGCTATCATGGGGTAGATTTTGTTGAGCCTGCCAGAGCTAAGGCACTCCATGTGGTCCTTAAAAATTTCATATTGTCTTCATTGGTTGCCTAG
- the LOC115971982 gene encoding carboxylesterase 1-like — translation MSGQDAPINPTGDPYQLLQIVRNPDGTITRALNIPETPPTSDPSLSISVLSKDIPINQSNNTWVRIYLPREALDNSSHLKLPLIVYCHGGGFVLYSAASSHVHDHCVRLANELRVIIASVEYHLTPEHRLPAAYDDAVEALYRIKTTQDDWLTKYADFSNCFITGMSAGGNIAYQAGLRVAAEADHLGPLNIRGLILQQPFFGGTQRSESELRLVTDPTLPLCVSDLLWELSLPIGVDRDHEYCNPTVGGGSKLLEKIRLLGWKVLVTGCDGDLLFDRQVELVKLLEEHGVHVVGHFSVGGCHGVDFHDSSRGKAFLEQVKNFILI, via the coding sequence ATGTCAGGTCAAGATGCACCAATCAATCCCACCGGGGATCCGTACCAGCTCCTCCAGATAGTTCGAAACCCGGACGGCACGATAACCCGAGCTCTCAATATTCCAGAAACCCCACCCACATCTGATCCCAGCCTTTCCATTTCAGTTCTCTCTAAAGACATCCCAATTAACCAATCAAACAACACATGGGTCAGAATATATCTACCTCGTGAAGCACTTGATAACTCCTCACACCTGAAGCTACCTCTTATAGTTTATTGCCATGGGGGAGGATTCGTCTTATACAGTGCAGCCTCATCTCATGTACACGATCATTGTGTCCGCTTGGCCAATGAATTACGTGTCATCATCGCATCGGTCGAGTACCACCTCACCCCGGAGCATCGGCTCCCGGCTGCTTATGATGATGCTGTGGAAGCGTTGTACCGGATCAAAACCACCCAAGATGATTGGTTGACAAAGTACGCTGATTTTTCAAACTGTTTCATTACGGGCATGAGTGCTGGGGGAAACATAGCCTACCAAGCAGGACTACGTGTAGCTGCGGAAGCTGACCATCTCGGGCCTTTGAATATCCGAGGGCTGATATTGCAACAACCATTCTTTGGTGGGACCCAAAGGAGTGAGTCAGAGCTGAGGTTGGTCACTGATCCAACGTTGCCACTGTGTGTTTCTGATCTGCTGTGGGAGTTGTCATTGCCAATTGGGGTTGACCGTGATCATGAGTATTGCAATCCAACGGTGGGAGGTGGGTCTAAGCTATTGGAGAAAATAAGGTTGCTGGGATGGAAGGTTTTGGTGACTGGTTGTGACGGGGACCTTTTGTTTGATCGTCAGGTTGAGCTGGTGAAGCTGTTGGAGGAACATGGTGTACACGTGGTGGGTCATTTCAGTGTTGGAGGTTGTCATGGGGTGGACTTTCATGACTCCTCTAGGGGCAAGGCATTCTTGGAGCAAGTtaagaattttatattaatttga